The Asticcacaulis excentricus genome has a segment encoding these proteins:
- a CDS encoding alpha-N-arabinofuranosidase → MLKSLTALALTATVGCSVTTAFAAPAKIDATLKPDQPGLEIPRHIYGQFSEHLGLGVYEGIWVGKDSSIPNTRGIRNDVVAALKAIKMPNVRWPGGCFADEYHWRDGIGDPAKRPVRKNNWWGGTPETNQFGTHEFFDFIEQTGSEAYLAVNVGSSNPTEMREWIEYMTSPGEDDLAKERRANGRDKPFKVPFIGIGNESWGCGGEMRPEYYADVYRRFSAFFHKGTDNPAVRVASGSNADDVNWTDVVVGRAGKRMDAISLHYYTLPTANWSKKGPATNFPVDQWYSTFYQTSRMDKIISDHTAAMDKHDPTKRIALYVDEWGTWYDVEPGTNPGHLYQQNTLRDGIVAAYNFNIFHRHTDRVKMTNIAQTINVLQAMILTDKEKMALTPTYYAYKMYVPFQDATLIPLDVTAPNLQGKDGKGVLQDYPAFNVTAAKAKDGKTYIGVANTNLTEGYVLNINLGTLKAKSVSGDVLTADKMDAHNVPGQPETISLAPFKGGKIKNGTLELTIPAKSVVVVKLD, encoded by the coding sequence ATGTTGAAATCTCTCACCGCCCTGGCGCTGACGGCCACTGTCGGCTGTTCGGTCACCACGGCCTTTGCGGCCCCGGCCAAAATCGACGCCACACTGAAACCGGATCAGCCGGGGCTGGAAATCCCCCGCCACATCTACGGTCAGTTTTCCGAACACCTCGGCCTCGGCGTCTATGAAGGCATCTGGGTGGGCAAGGACTCGTCCATCCCCAACACGCGCGGTATCCGCAATGACGTGGTGGCGGCCCTGAAAGCCATCAAGATGCCCAACGTCCGCTGGCCCGGCGGCTGCTTCGCCGATGAATACCACTGGCGCGACGGCATCGGCGATCCGGCCAAACGCCCGGTGCGCAAGAACAACTGGTGGGGCGGCACGCCGGAAACCAATCAGTTCGGCACGCACGAATTCTTCGATTTTATCGAACAGACGGGCTCGGAAGCCTATCTGGCGGTCAATGTCGGTTCGTCCAACCCGACCGAGATGCGCGAATGGATCGAATATATGACCTCCCCCGGTGAGGACGATCTGGCCAAGGAGCGCCGTGCCAATGGCCGTGACAAGCCGTTCAAGGTGCCCTTCATCGGCATTGGCAACGAAAGCTGGGGCTGCGGCGGCGAAATGCGCCCGGAATACTATGCCGACGTCTATCGCCGTTTCTCGGCCTTCTTCCATAAGGGCACGGACAATCCGGCCGTGCGCGTTGCTTCGGGCTCCAATGCCGACGACGTCAACTGGACCGACGTCGTGGTCGGCCGTGCCGGCAAGCGCATGGACGCCATCTCGCTGCACTATTACACCTTGCCGACCGCCAACTGGTCGAAGAAGGGCCCGGCGACCAACTTCCCCGTCGATCAGTGGTATTCAACCTTCTATCAGACCTCGCGCATGGACAAGATCATCAGCGATCATACTGCGGCCATGGACAAGCACGATCCGACCAAGCGCATCGCCCTCTATGTCGATGAATGGGGCACCTGGTACGACGTTGAGCCCGGTACCAATCCCGGCCACCTCTATCAGCAGAACACTCTGCGCGATGGCATTGTGGCGGCCTATAATTTCAACATCTTCCACCGCCATACCGACCGCGTGAAGATGACCAATATCGCCCAGACCATCAACGTCCTTCAGGCCATGATCCTGACCGACAAGGAAAAGATGGCCCTGACGCCGACCTATTACGCCTACAAGATGTACGTGCCGTTCCAGGACGCCACCCTCATCCCGCTCGACGTGACCGCCCCGAACCTGCAAGGCAAGGACGGTAAGGGCGTGCTTCAGGACTATCCGGCCTTTAACGTCACCGCCGCCAAGGCCAAGGACGGCAAGACCTATATCGGCGTCGCCAATACCAACCTGACCGAAGGCTATGTGCTGAACATCAACCTCGGCACGCTGAAAGCCAAATCAGTGTCGGGTGACGTCCTGACGGCCGACAAGATGGACGCCCACAATGTGCCGGGCCAGCCGGAAACCATCTCTCTGGCCCCCTTCAAGGGCGGCAAGATCAAGAACGGCACGCTGGAACTGACCATCCCGGCCAAGTCGGTCGTAGTGGTGAAGCTGGACTAA
- the otsB gene encoding trehalose-phosphatase — protein sequence MILPERLDARTTALFLDIDGTLAHIRPRPEDVGPEPRRTDLLGRARRVLGGRLAILSGRSIAEIDYITGNTVRAVAGVHGVERRDAEGERRDQILTEPVRHALEQALLVLSGLAEQKSGVLIEAKGPSIGVHYRLNPQAEGMVKTITANIAQNSPLVLQPGDRVVELRAPGPDKGDALRAFMNEPPFEGFRPVFVGDDLTDEHAFRAAARLGGFGILVGEARESAAAFRLPNVQAVLDWLEAGVTHHA from the coding sequence ATGATATTACCTGAGCGGCTGGACGCGCGGACGACCGCGCTGTTCCTCGATATAGACGGCACTCTGGCCCACATCCGCCCGCGTCCGGAGGATGTCGGCCCGGAGCCCAGACGCACCGACCTGCTGGGGCGGGCGCGCCGCGTACTGGGCGGACGGCTGGCCATTCTGTCAGGCCGCTCGATTGCTGAGATTGACTATATTACCGGCAATACGGTGCGGGCTGTGGCGGGGGTGCACGGAGTGGAACGCCGCGATGCCGAAGGGGAGCGCCGCGATCAGATTCTGACCGAGCCGGTGCGCCACGCGCTGGAGCAGGCGTTACTGGTCTTAAGCGGCCTGGCGGAGCAGAAATCCGGCGTGCTGATAGAGGCCAAGGGGCCGTCGATCGGCGTGCATTACCGCCTCAATCCGCAGGCCGAGGGCATGGTGAAAACCATCACCGCCAATATCGCGCAAAATTCGCCTCTGGTCCTGCAACCGGGCGACCGTGTGGTCGAGCTGCGCGCGCCGGGCCCGGACAAGGGCGACGCCTTGCGTGCGTTCATGAATGAGCCGCCGTTTGAAGGCTTTCGACCGGTGTTTGTCGGCGACGACCTGACCGACGAACACGCCTTTCGGGCGGCCGCGCGACTGGGCGGCTTCGGCATATTGGTGGGGGAGGCGAGGGAGAGTGCCGCCGCCTTCCGTCTGCCCAATGTGCAGGCCGTGCTCGACTGGCTGGAAGCGGGGGTAACCCATCATGCCTGA
- a CDS encoding glycoside hydrolase family 15 protein — protein MPDQSSPVPVTATASAPSRGPLSHTLDLGLIGNGTVSALIDDRGNWVWACIPRFDGDPVFSNLLSGVAASEATAQGVWAIDLIGLARAEQAYERNSAVLRTVLTDEKGAQLEILDFCPRFRHHERQYRPVAFCRLLRPLSGAPRIRVRLRPMRDYGTERAPHSFGSNHIRFMGTDTDLRLTTNCPVSHLLNERTFRVEEPLAFFLGPDEPFSTGILQGVRDMYEQTDAYWKRWVRTLSLPLEWQEATIRAAIALKLCVYEETGAIVAAMTTSIPEAPDSGRNWDYRYCWIRDAYYVVQALTRLGAVDILENYLKYLRNIVDQAGEGPIQPVYGIGFGPELPETEAKALPGYGGMGPVRVGNLAYIQHQHDVYGQIVLSSVHAFFDQRLLQPGTESDFRTLERMGERALEVFDKPDAGLWEYRTLSNIHTYSALMCWAACDRLENAALALGLADRAEVWRGHARTIRAAIESRAFCGEGGSFSACFDHAQLDASLLQMIDLRFLTPDDPRHLATLAAVEAGLRRGEHMLRYAVPDDFGEPETAFNFCTFWLIEALHHAGRSDEARTLFDGMLKRRTAAGLLSEDTAYDDGQLWGNYPQTYSLVGIINCAGLLSRPWRDVR, from the coding sequence ATGCCTGATCAGTCGTCTCCCGTGCCGGTCACGGCGACCGCCTCCGCCCCAAGCCGCGGACCGCTCAGCCATACGCTCGATCTGGGGCTGATCGGCAATGGCACGGTGTCGGCCCTGATCGACGACCGCGGCAACTGGGTGTGGGCCTGCATCCCGCGCTTTGACGGCGACCCGGTGTTCAGCAACCTGCTGAGCGGTGTGGCGGCGAGCGAGGCGACGGCGCAGGGCGTGTGGGCCATCGACCTGATCGGTCTGGCGCGCGCCGAACAGGCCTATGAACGCAACAGCGCTGTCCTGCGCACCGTCCTGACCGACGAAAAGGGCGCGCAGCTTGAGATTCTCGACTTCTGCCCGCGCTTTCGCCACCATGAGCGGCAGTATCGACCCGTGGCCTTCTGCCGTCTGCTGAGGCCCCTGAGCGGCGCGCCGCGCATCCGCGTGCGGCTGCGGCCTATGCGTGATTACGGCACAGAGCGCGCGCCGCATTCCTTCGGCTCCAACCATATCCGCTTTATGGGCACGGACACCGATCTGCGCCTGACCACCAACTGCCCCGTCTCGCACCTGCTGAACGAACGCACCTTCCGCGTCGAGGAGCCGCTGGCCTTCTTCCTGGGGCCGGATGAGCCGTTTTCGACCGGCATCCTGCAAGGGGTGCGCGACATGTACGAGCAGACCGACGCCTACTGGAAGCGCTGGGTGCGCACCCTCTCCCTGCCGCTGGAGTGGCAGGAGGCGACCATCCGCGCCGCCATCGCCCTGAAGCTATGCGTCTATGAAGAGACGGGCGCCATTGTGGCGGCCATGACCACCTCCATCCCCGAAGCCCCGGATTCCGGGCGCAACTGGGATTACCGCTATTGCTGGATCCGCGACGCCTATTATGTGGTGCAGGCCCTGACGCGGCTGGGGGCGGTCGATATCCTCGAAAACTACCTGAAATATCTGCGTAATATCGTCGATCAGGCGGGTGAGGGGCCCATCCAGCCCGTCTATGGCATCGGCTTCGGCCCGGAACTGCCGGAAACCGAGGCGAAGGCCTTGCCCGGTTATGGCGGCATGGGGCCGGTGCGCGTCGGCAATCTGGCCTATATCCAGCATCAGCACGACGTCTATGGGCAGATCGTCCTGTCGTCGGTGCACGCCTTCTTCGATCAGCGCCTGCTGCAACCGGGGACGGAAAGCGATTTCCGCACGCTGGAACGCATGGGCGAGCGGGCTTTGGAGGTGTTTGACAAGCCCGATGCCGGCCTGTGGGAATACCGCACCCTGTCCAACATCCATACCTATTCGGCCCTGATGTGCTGGGCGGCTTGCGACCGGCTGGAAAATGCGGCTCTGGCGCTGGGGCTGGCCGACCGTGCTGAGGTGTGGCGCGGCCACGCCCGCACCATCCGCGCCGCCATCGAATCGCGCGCCTTTTGCGGCGAAGGCGGCAGTTTCAGCGCCTGTTTCGACCACGCGCAACTGGATGCCAGCCTGCTTCAGATGATCGACCTACGTTTTTTGACGCCCGACGATCCGCGTCATCTGGCGACGCTGGCGGCGGTCGAGGCCGGGTTGCGGCGTGGCGAGCACATGCTGCGCTACGCCGTGCCCGACGATTTCGGCGAGCCGGAAACGGCGTTCAACTTCTGCACCTTCTGGCTGATCGAGGCCCTGCACCACGCGGGCCGCAGCGATGAAGCGCGCACCCTGTTCGACGGGATGCTGAAACGACGGACCGCGGCCGGTCTGCTGTCCGAAGATACGGCCTACGACGACGGCCAGTTGTGGGGCAACTACCCGCAAACCTATTCGCTGGTCGGGATCATCAACTGCGCCGGGCTGCTCAGCCGCCCGTGGCGCGATGTCAGATAG
- the otsA gene encoding alpha,alpha-trehalose-phosphate synthase (UDP-forming): MGRLIVVSNRVNPPSDASVGTQGGLAMALSAALREENGIWFGWSGQTTEAFTGHLSIQKIGGVTVALTDLEAQDVQEYYNGYANRTLWPLFHYRTDLVAFERSFDEGYLRVNHRFADTLFPLVEKEDLLWVQDYHLLPLASMLRKHGVSNRIGFFLHIPWPAMRVFQTLPKHRELVETLFDYDLLGFQTEDSLNAFQEYVVHAAEGERLPDGRLRAFGKTIRAGAFPIGIDSEDFTAAATSDKALAFYNLMRNSQAGRKMITGVDRLDYSKGLEERFLAYEQFLNNHPRMEGEVFLMQIATATREEVNTYQELRARLDSLSGRINGEHATIDWVPVRYVNRAYRRDELAGIYRASHVGLVTPLRDGMNLVAKEFVAAQDERDPGVLILSEFAGAAAQMQAALIVNPFDRQAMAEAIAEAVHMPLKERRQRHEDLMRGVMAEDVVWWRNDFVAKLKGEGEVTPDGDTFPDGQSDDRVVTLPVAS, encoded by the coding sequence ATGGGGCGACTGATCGTTGTATCCAACCGCGTCAACCCGCCGAGCGACGCCAGCGTCGGCACGCAGGGTGGGCTGGCCATGGCCCTGTCGGCAGCCCTGCGCGAAGAAAACGGCATCTGGTTCGGCTGGTCCGGGCAGACGACCGAGGCCTTTACCGGCCATCTGTCGATCCAGAAGATCGGCGGCGTCACCGTCGCCCTGACCGACCTGGAGGCGCAGGACGTGCAGGAATATTACAACGGCTACGCCAACCGCACCTTGTGGCCGCTGTTCCATTACCGCACCGACCTCGTGGCCTTTGAGCGCAGCTTTGACGAGGGTTACTTGCGCGTCAATCATCGCTTTGCCGATACCCTGTTTCCGCTGGTCGAGAAAGAAGACCTGTTGTGGGTGCAGGACTATCATCTGCTGCCGCTGGCCTCGATGCTGCGCAAGCACGGGGTGAGCAACCGCATCGGCTTTTTCCTGCACATTCCGTGGCCAGCCATGCGCGTGTTTCAGACCCTACCCAAGCATCGCGAGCTGGTGGAAACCCTGTTCGACTATGATCTGCTCGGCTTTCAGACCGAAGACAGTCTCAATGCCTTTCAGGAATATGTGGTCCACGCCGCTGAGGGCGAGAGGTTGCCCGATGGCCGCCTGCGCGCCTTTGGCAAGACGATCCGCGCCGGAGCCTTTCCCATCGGCATCGACAGCGAGGACTTCACGGCGGCCGCCACCTCGGACAAGGCGCTGGCCTTCTACAATCTGATGCGCAATTCGCAGGCCGGGCGCAAGATGATCACCGGTGTCGATCGGCTCGACTATTCCAAGGGGCTGGAGGAGCGTTTTCTGGCCTATGAGCAGTTCCTCAACAACCATCCGCGCATGGAGGGCGAGGTCTTCCTGATGCAGATCGCCACGGCGACGCGCGAGGAGGTCAATACCTATCAGGAACTGCGCGCACGGCTCGACAGCCTGTCCGGGCGCATCAATGGCGAACACGCCACTATCGACTGGGTGCCGGTGCGCTATGTCAACCGCGCCTATCGCCGGGATGAGCTGGCGGGCATCTATCGCGCCTCGCACGTCGGGCTGGTGACGCCGTTGCGCGACGGCATGAATCTGGTCGCCAAGGAGTTTGTGGCCGCGCAGGACGAACGCGATCCGGGGGTGCTTATCCTGTCGGAATTTGCCGGGGCGGCGGCGCAGATGCAGGCGGCGCTGATCGTCAACCCGTTCGACCGGCAGGCCATGGCCGAAGCCATTGCCGAGGCGGTGCACATGCCGCTCAAGGAACGCCGGCAACGCCACGAAGACCTGATGCGCGGCGTGATGGCCGAGGACGTGGTGTGGTGGCGCAACGACTTTGTGGCCAAGCTGAAAGGCGAAGGCGAGGTGACGCCGGACGGCGACACCTTTCCGGACGGACAGTCCGACGACAGGGTCGTGACCTTACCGGTGGCCAGCTAA
- a CDS encoding FMN-dependent NADH-azoreductase, which produces MSKVLIVNSSIKGEGSISRQLVETYKDSLLKADAKTQFIELDLGLNPLPVLSASNINGFFDNIGESAEASALAETVEARVSELEAADILVLGAPMYNFGMSALLKTWFDYVLRAGRTFRYTESGPEGLVKGKKAVVIETRDGKYSEGPASVMDFQEGHIRTLLGFIGITDVTFIRSEAMAFGPDIKAAAIESAAKALSELAAA; this is translated from the coding sequence ATGTCCAAGGTTCTCATCGTCAATTCCTCGATCAAGGGCGAAGGCTCGATCTCGCGCCAACTGGTCGAAACCTATAAGGATAGCCTGCTGAAGGCCGACGCCAAGACGCAGTTCATCGAACTCGACCTCGGCCTCAACCCGTTGCCGGTGCTGAGCGCCTCGAACATCAACGGCTTCTTCGACAATATCGGCGAGAGCGCCGAAGCCTCGGCCCTGGCCGAAACCGTCGAAGCGCGCGTCTCGGAGCTTGAGGCGGCTGATATCCTCGTCCTCGGCGCGCCGATGTACAATTTCGGCATGTCGGCCCTGCTGAAGACGTGGTTTGACTACGTGCTGCGCGCCGGTCGCACCTTCCGCTACACCGAGTCCGGCCCGGAAGGTCTGGTCAAGGGCAAGAAGGCCGTGGTCATCGAAACCCGCGACGGCAAATATTCCGAAGGCCCCGCCTCGGTCATGGACTTTCAGGAAGGCCATATCCGCACGCTGCTGGGCTTCATCGGCATCACCGACGTGACCTTTATCCGCTCGGAAGCCATGGCCTTTGGTCCCGACATCAAGGCCGCGGCGATTGAAAGCGCCGCCAAGGCCCTGAGCGAACTGGCTGCCGCTTAA
- a CDS encoding pirin family protein, whose product MTTQRSVTRLVRGLPATDGAGVKLTRVLGTQALPEVDPFLMLDEFRSDDPQAYIAGFPDHPHRGFETITYMLAGRMRHKDSKGNEGLLGPGDVQWMTTARGLVHSEMPEQEDGLMQGFQLWLNLPAREKMLDPQYKDVPANTIPVVRHSEASVKLLAGTYQGQTGPIQSPTTKPFIADVSLDGGAALALPVPAGHAGFAYVFDGDALINGQSVARGQAAVLSDGAELPLSGGLDGARVLVVLGQPLKEPIARHGPFVMNTPQEIYQAFADYQAGRF is encoded by the coding sequence ATGACCACACAACGCAGCGTTACCCGCCTCGTGCGCGGCCTGCCGGCCACTGATGGCGCGGGCGTCAAGCTGACCCGCGTTCTGGGCACGCAGGCCCTGCCGGAGGTCGATCCCTTCCTGATGCTGGATGAGTTCCGCTCGGACGACCCGCAGGCCTATATTGCCGGCTTCCCCGACCATCCGCACCGCGGCTTTGAAACCATCACCTACATGCTGGCCGGGCGGATGCGCCATAAGGATTCCAAAGGCAATGAAGGGCTTCTGGGCCCCGGCGACGTGCAATGGATGACCACGGCGCGCGGCCTCGTCCACTCCGAAATGCCGGAGCAGGAAGACGGCCTGATGCAGGGCTTTCAGTTGTGGCTGAACCTGCCCGCCAGGGAAAAGATGCTCGATCCGCAGTATAAGGATGTGCCCGCCAACACCATCCCGGTGGTCCGCCATTCGGAGGCTTCCGTCAAGCTGCTAGCCGGGACCTATCAGGGCCAGACCGGGCCGATCCAGTCGCCGACGACGAAGCCGTTTATCGCCGATGTGTCGCTCGACGGCGGGGCCGCCCTCGCCCTGCCCGTGCCCGCAGGCCATGCCGGTTTCGCCTATGTCTTCGATGGCGACGCCCTGATCAACGGTCAAAGCGTGGCGCGCGGTCAGGCGGCGGTCCTGAGCGACGGTGCCGAACTGCCGCTCAGCGGCGGTCTTGACGGCGCCCGCGTGCTGGTCGTGCTGGGTCAGCCGCTGAAGGAGCCCATCGCCCGCCACGGTCCGTTCGTCATGAACACGCCGCAGGAAATCTATCAGGCCTTTGCCGACTATCAGGCCGGGCGTTTTTAA
- a CDS encoding LysR family transcriptional regulator, giving the protein MTPGVDLDDLNAFFLVVETGSFARAADRLGVAKSIVSRRVAHLEDQLKARLLTRTARGTQTTDVGALYYAKAREAMAQLEAAQEAVNDAMLEVAGPIRLSAPLSFGVSHLAPVLTEFAVRNPRIELDVSFDDRKVDVLGGGFDVVIRIGELTDSTLIARRIGHINGMIVASPDYLSQKGTPQTPDDLGQLDCLLYTNVAPGDVWRFVVNGEERMVRIPVRLRSDNGDMLLSAAVAGLGVARLPAFISSEAIASGQVVPILPEYNTTVPLCAVMPPGRSRTARVRALVDFLALRFANEVL; this is encoded by the coding sequence ATGACCCCCGGAGTCGATCTCGACGACCTCAACGCCTTCTTTCTGGTGGTGGAAACCGGTTCCTTTGCGCGGGCGGCCGACCGGCTGGGGGTCGCCAAGTCCATCGTCTCACGCCGCGTAGCGCACCTCGAAGACCAGTTGAAAGCGCGGCTTCTGACGCGCACGGCGCGCGGCACCCAGACCACCGATGTGGGCGCGCTCTATTACGCCAAGGCGCGCGAAGCCATGGCGCAGCTTGAGGCGGCGCAGGAGGCGGTCAATGACGCCATGCTGGAGGTTGCCGGGCCCATTCGCCTGTCGGCGCCGCTGAGCTTTGGCGTGTCGCACCTGGCCCCGGTCCTGACCGAATTTGCCGTCCGCAACCCGCGCATCGAGTTGGATGTCAGCTTTGATGACCGCAAGGTCGATGTGCTGGGCGGCGGCTTTGACGTGGTGATCCGTATCGGCGAACTGACCGACTCGACGCTGATCGCGCGTCGCATCGGTCATATCAACGGCATGATCGTCGCCAGCCCCGACTATCTGAGCCAGAAGGGTACGCCGCAGACGCCCGACGATCTGGGGCAACTCGATTGCCTCCTCTACACCAATGTTGCTCCCGGCGACGTCTGGCGCTTCGTGGTCAATGGCGAAGAGCGCATGGTGCGTATCCCGGTGCGCCTGCGCTCGGACAATGGCGACATGCTGCTCAGCGCGGCGGTGGCCGGATTGGGCGTGGCGCGCCTGCCGGCCTTTATCAGCAGCGAGGCCATTGCGTCGGGGCAGGTGGTACCCATCCTGCCGGAGTATAATACCACCGTGCCTCTGTGCGCCGTCATGCCGCCCGGTCGTTCGCGCACGGCGCGGGTGCGGGCGCTGGTCGATTTTCTGGCCCTGCGCTTCGCCAACGAGGTCTTGTAA
- a CDS encoding AtzE family amidohydrolase, whose protein sequence is MSDTRSALDLANAIARREITAEAVVRQAVEAALSDPFCAFTRVFASEAVASAQAVDRGEMSGPLAGVPFAVKDLFDVAGQVTTAGAKLRLGAAAATQDAEVVRRVKAAGAVLIGTLNMDEFAYGFATVNTHFGTTLNPHDPSRLAGGSSGGSAAAVAAGFVPLSLGSDTNGSVRVPASLCGVWGMRPAQGAVPLDGVFPFVEALDTVGPFARSSRDLRRLYEVLAGEALTGGNQPLRIARLDGFFARNAAPEAVSAVDTLMAHLGGSAVAELPQAEAGRSAGFVMTAALGGALHLDTLRARAQDYDPAVRDRLIAGAMLPAAVLDKALRYRDHYRRIFYQLFDQFDVLVAPATPCSAPLIEAGTILIDGKPAPARAHLGIYAQAISLTGVPVIAAPLKTDGLPIGLQIITRPGLEGAVFDLMHRLEDEGVLGFTAPGGRA, encoded by the coding sequence ATGAGCGACACCCGCAGCGCGCTCGATCTGGCCAATGCCATTGCCCGCCGCGAGATCACGGCGGAAGCGGTGGTGCGTCAGGCGGTCGAGGCGGCGCTGAGTGATCCCTTTTGCGCCTTTACCCGCGTCTTTGCCTCCGAAGCCGTGGCCAGTGCGCAGGCCGTTGATCGCGGCGAGATGTCCGGGCCTCTGGCCGGGGTGCCGTTTGCCGTCAAGGACCTGTTCGACGTGGCGGGGCAGGTGACCACCGCCGGGGCCAAATTGCGCCTTGGCGCGGCAGCGGCGACGCAGGACGCCGAGGTGGTGCGCCGTGTGAAGGCCGCCGGGGCTGTGCTGATCGGCACGCTGAATATGGACGAATTCGCTTACGGCTTTGCCACGGTCAATACCCATTTCGGCACCACGCTGAACCCGCACGATCCGTCGCGGCTGGCCGGGGGCTCTTCCGGCGGGTCGGCGGCGGCGGTAGCGGCGGGGTTTGTGCCGCTGAGCTTGGGGTCAGACACCAATGGCTCGGTGCGCGTGCCGGCCTCGCTGTGCGGCGTGTGGGGGATGCGCCCGGCGCAAGGGGCGGTGCCGCTGGACGGCGTGTTTCCGTTTGTCGAAGCGCTCGATACGGTCGGGCCGTTTGCGCGCAGCAGCCGAGACCTGCGCCGCCTCTATGAGGTGCTTGCCGGTGAGGCGCTGACCGGGGGCAATCAACCGTTGCGCATTGCGCGGCTGGACGGCTTTTTCGCGCGCAATGCCGCCCCGGAAGCGGTGAGCGCCGTCGATACACTGATGGCGCATCTGGGGGGCAGCGCCGTCGCGGAGTTGCCGCAGGCCGAGGCCGGGCGTTCGGCGGGCTTTGTGATGACGGCGGCGCTCGGTGGGGCGCTGCATCTGGACACCTTGCGGGCGCGGGCGCAGGACTATGATCCGGCGGTGCGCGACCGGCTGATCGCCGGGGCCATGCTGCCCGCGGCTGTGCTGGATAAGGCGTTGCGCTATCGTGACCATTATCGCAGGATTTTCTATCAACTGTTTGATCAGTTTGATGTTCTGGTCGCTCCGGCGACGCCCTGTTCTGCCCCGCTGATTGAGGCGGGGACCATCCTGATCGACGGCAAACCGGCCCCGGCGCGCGCCCATCTGGGGATCTATGCGCAGGCCATTTCGCTGACCGGCGTGCCGGTGATCGCCGCGCCGCTGAAGACCGACGGCCTGCCCATCGGCCTGCAAATCATCACGCGACCGGGCCTGGAAGGCGCGGTGTTCGACCTGATGCACCGGCTGGAGGACGAAGGCGTGCTGGGCTTTACGGCACCGGGAGGCCGCGCATGA